The following are encoded together in the Cyanobacterium aponinum PCC 10605 genome:
- the truB gene encoding tRNA pseudouridine(55) synthase TruB: protein MNGFLNLNKPQNFTSHDCVAKLRKILKTKKIGHGGTLDPLATGVLPIAVGKATRLLQFLPSEKAYKARIKFGIQTTTDDLEGEIIRQQEVKDLTLAKIMDILPEFIGEIDQIPPAYSAIKKDGKKLYDLARKGAVIDIPIRKVFINKIEILNWQESDYPELDLKIVCGGGTYIRAIARDLGEKIGTGATLANLQRTLSCGMTLENSLTFEDVINQKTEEKLSLINLDFPLQNMPKIYLNEEESKNWLLGQKISKITEANYQFYCTYNHKNQFIGISEQRETIETNIKPKIVIYPNL from the coding sequence ATGAATGGTTTTCTTAACTTAAATAAACCTCAAAATTTTACCTCTCACGATTGTGTTGCTAAATTAAGAAAAATTCTCAAGACAAAAAAAATTGGTCATGGTGGTACTTTAGACCCCTTAGCTACAGGAGTTTTACCCATTGCTGTTGGCAAAGCGACTCGTTTATTACAGTTTTTACCATCAGAAAAAGCCTATAAAGCCAGAATAAAATTCGGTATTCAAACAACTACGGATGATTTGGAAGGGGAAATAATTAGACAACAAGAGGTTAAAGATTTAACTCTGGCGAAAATTATGGATATATTACCTGAATTTATCGGAGAAATTGACCAAATTCCTCCCGCTTATAGTGCTATAAAAAAGGACGGTAAAAAACTATATGATTTAGCAAGAAAAGGGGCAGTTATTGATATACCAATAAGAAAGGTTTTTATTAATAAAATAGAGATTTTAAACTGGCAAGAAAGCGATTATCCAGAATTAGATTTAAAGATTGTTTGTGGTGGTGGTACTTACATAAGAGCGATCGCACGAGATTTAGGGGAAAAAATAGGAACAGGGGCAACCTTAGCTAATTTGCAAAGAACTTTAAGTTGTGGGATGACATTAGAAAATAGTTTAACTTTTGAGGATGTAATCAATCAAAAAACAGAAGAAAAACTATCTTTAATTAATTTAGATTTTCCTTTGCAAAATATGCCGAAAATATATTTAAACGAAGAAGAAAGTAAAAATTGGTTACTAGGACAAAAAATTAGTAAAATCACGGAAGCAAATTATCAATTTTATTGTACTTATAATCACAAAAACCAATTTATTGGTATTAGTGAACAAAGAGAAACTATTGAAACAAATATAAAACCCAAAATCGTTATTTACCCAAATTTGTAA
- a CDS encoding Mo-dependent nitrogenase C-terminal domain-containing protein has protein sequence MGVVDYLFSEIVLQNQISYSQDLSLKSRWHLPKFEFKWHKIDLLLPLRSWLDNIEITDSVTAHRINNLIPAECPFARKITIFNRTILTIPPLCKLNPVYDNLMALKFRCLTYLAEMEGN, from the coding sequence ATGGGTGTTGTCGATTATCTTTTTTCTGAAATAGTTTTACAAAATCAAATAAGTTATTCTCAGGATTTATCTTTAAAAAGTAGATGGCATTTACCTAAATTTGAGTTTAAATGGCACAAAATAGATTTGCTCTTACCTCTAAGAAGTTGGTTGGATAATATTGAAATTACTGACAGTGTTACTGCTCACCGTATTAACAATTTAATTCCTGCTGAATGTCCTTTCGCAAGAAAAATAACTATTTTTAATCGTACAATTTTAACAATCCCACCTCTTTGCAAACTAAATCCTGTTTACGATAATTTAATGGCTTTGAAATTTCGCTGTTTAACCTATTTAGCAGAAATGGAAGGAAATTGA
- a CDS encoding photosystem II protein Y codes for MDWRVLIVLLPLGVAAGWALFNIGAAAIAQFQKVLNKQNS; via the coding sequence ATGGACTGGAGAGTGTTAATCGTATTATTACCCCTTGGAGTTGCCGCAGGTTGGGCATTATTTAATATTGGTGCTGCTGCGATCGCACAATTCCAAAAAGTTCTCAACAAACAAAATTCTTAA
- a CDS encoding FAD-dependent oxidoreductase, translated as MNFKLPSETETRLTLADKFWSDFRLNNQPIKNVVYSSQEIVSNHDFDVVICGGTLGIFLATTLQQKGYKVAIIEKNILQGREQEWNISRSELESLLELDLLTSQELEKIIFTEYNPARIGFYKGYELWVKNILNVGVSPKLLIAKIKEKFISLDGVILENTAFNSAQINDNGVEIKTDKNSLKTRLLIDSMGHFSPIVKQIRNGEKPDGVCLVVGSCGKGFKQNETGDLIYSFTPIINQCQYFWEAFPAKDGRTTYLFTYVDANPERISLKNLMTEYLRLLPEYQQIELDNLDFQRFLFGFFPAYRQSPLKMPWDRIIAVGDSSGMQSPVSFGGFGAMMRHLPRLSLAIDEALKGDYLTREDLALIQPYQPNISVTWLFQKTMSVPIDKQPQPNQINDLMSGVFRVMDKLGDDVLKPFLQDVVQFSGLTKTLPLVNPMLVLPLLPQVGLPILADWLKHYLSLGVYTGLYPFAKGFIGFSEKFSPRQQYYYHRYLELLQYGSGDR; from the coding sequence ATGAATTTTAAACTACCCAGTGAAACTGAAACCAGATTAACATTAGCAGATAAATTTTGGTCAGATTTTCGTCTTAATAATCAACCTATTAAAAATGTTGTTTATTCCAGTCAAGAAATAGTTAGTAATCATGATTTTGATGTTGTTATTTGTGGTGGCACTCTTGGTATCTTTTTAGCCACAACTTTACAGCAAAAAGGTTATAAAGTAGCAATTATTGAAAAAAATATTTTACAAGGTAGAGAACAAGAATGGAATATTTCTCGCTCTGAGTTAGAATCACTATTAGAATTAGATTTATTAACTTCTCAAGAATTAGAAAAGATTATTTTTACTGAATATAATCCTGCCAGAATTGGTTTTTATAAAGGTTATGAATTATGGGTCAAAAATATTCTAAATGTAGGGGTTAGTCCAAAATTATTGATTGCAAAAATCAAAGAAAAATTTATATCTTTAGACGGAGTTATCTTAGAAAATACCGCATTTAATTCAGCTCAAATAAATGATAATGGAGTAGAAATAAAAACAGATAAAAACTCCTTAAAAACAAGACTATTAATTGATAGTATGGGGCATTTTTCTCCCATTGTTAAACAGATAAGAAACGGAGAAAAACCCGATGGAGTTTGTTTAGTTGTCGGTAGTTGTGGAAAAGGATTTAAACAGAATGAAACAGGAGATTTAATTTATTCTTTTACTCCGATTATTAATCAATGTCAATATTTCTGGGAGGCTTTTCCTGCTAAGGATGGACGCACAACCTATCTTTTTACCTATGTGGATGCTAACCCTGAAAGAATTAGCCTAAAAAACTTAATGACGGAATATTTAAGATTACTGCCCGAATATCAACAAATAGAATTAGATAATCTCGATTTTCAACGGTTTTTATTTGGTTTTTTCCCCGCTTACCGTCAAAGTCCTTTAAAAATGCCTTGGGATAGAATTATAGCGGTGGGGGATAGTAGTGGTATGCAATCTCCTGTCAGTTTTGGTGGTTTTGGGGCGATGATGCGTCATTTACCTCGTTTAAGTTTAGCCATTGATGAAGCCTTAAAAGGAGATTATTTAACCCGTGAGGATTTAGCTTTAATTCAGCCTTATCAACCAAATATTTCTGTTACTTGGTTATTTCAAAAAACTATGAGTGTGCCTATTGATAAGCAACCCCAACCTAATCAAATCAACGATTTAATGAGCGGTGTTTTTCGGGTAATGGATAAATTAGGTGACGATGTGCTAAAGCCTTTTTTACAAGATGTGGTGCAGTTTTCGGGCTTAACAAAGACTTTACCGCTAGTTAATCCGATGTTAGTTTTACCTTTACTTCCTCAAGTGGGTTTACCCATTTTAGCTGATTGGCTCAAACATTATCTTAGTCTTGGAGTTTACACGGGTTTATATCCTTTCGCTAAGGGTTTTATTGGTTTCTCTGAAAAATTTTCTCCTCGACAACAGTATTACTATCATCGTTATTTGGAATTGTTGCAATATGGAAGCGGCGATCGCTAA
- the miaA gene encoding tRNA (adenosine(37)-N6)-dimethylallyltransferase MiaA: protein MDQKLIVICGATASGKSALALEIAQKLDTLIISADSRQVYRDFDIGTAKPSPLEQKLVPHYLIDICHPQEVLTVAQYQGYAQDIIEKSRSIPLMVGGTGLYIKSVTKGLKIPPVAPQAKLRSQLETYSQQERYAFLQKIDPISCEKIHPNDDTRTIRALEVYYVTGKTISAQQGENPPSYPILHLGLHCEREFLRQRIATRTKKMLEMGLVEETEFLISKYDIDLPLLNTLGYAEIKQYLQGEISLSEAQDLIITHTCQFAKRQQTWFNGYPEIVWLDVSSSQLVPNAWEKIYQFIHKKY, encoded by the coding sequence ATAGATCAAAAACTAATTGTAATTTGTGGAGCGACAGCATCAGGTAAATCCGCTCTAGCCCTTGAAATAGCCCAAAAACTAGACACATTGATTATTAGTGCCGACTCTCGCCAAGTATATCGTGATTTCGACATTGGTACAGCCAAACCCTCCCCCTTAGAACAAAAATTAGTACCCCACTATTTAATTGATATTTGTCATCCCCAAGAAGTATTGACCGTTGCTCAGTATCAAGGTTATGCTCAAGATATAATCGAAAAATCGAGGTCTATTCCTTTAATGGTAGGAGGTACAGGATTATATATTAAATCCGTTACTAAAGGGTTAAAAATACCTCCTGTTGCCCCTCAAGCAAAATTGCGATCGCAGCTTGAAACCTATAGTCAACAAGAAAGATACGCTTTTTTACAAAAAATTGACCCCATTTCCTGCGAAAAAATACATCCCAATGACGATACAAGGACAATTAGAGCATTAGAGGTATATTATGTCACGGGAAAGACCATATCTGCCCAACAGGGAGAAAATCCCCCATCTTACCCAATTTTACATCTAGGCTTACACTGTGAAAGAGAGTTTTTGCGCCAAAGAATCGCCACCCGCACCAAAAAAATGCTAGAAATGGGTTTAGTAGAAGAAACAGAATTCTTAATTAGTAAATATGATATTGATTTACCCTTATTAAATACTTTAGGATATGCAGAAATTAAACAATATTTGCAAGGAGAAATTAGTTTATCAGAAGCACAAGATTTAATTATTACCCACACCTGTCAATTTGCGAAAAGACAACAAACTTGGTTTAATGGCTACCCTGAAATAGTCTGGTTAGATGTAAGTTCCTCTCAATTAGTACCAAATGCTTGGGAAAAAATCTATCAATTTATCCATAAAAAATATTAA
- the psaK gene encoding photosystem I reaction center subunit PsaK encodes MYLNSLLATAVPTTLEWNLNVGLTMIVCNIVAIAFAKYTVKEPGAGPKLPGEAFFGGMGLPALLATTSFGHLLGAGVILGLASLGAL; translated from the coding sequence TTGTATCTCAATTCTTTACTAGCTACTGCTGTTCCTACTACCTTAGAATGGAATTTGAATGTAGGATTAACCATGATTGTTTGTAATATAGTTGCGATCGCATTTGCTAAATATACCGTGAAAGAACCCGGTGCAGGTCCAAAATTACCCGGAGAAGCATTTTTTGGTGGTATGGGATTACCTGCTTTATTAGCAACTACTAGCTTTGGACATTTACTCGGTGCTGGAGTTATTCTTGGTTTAGCGAGTTTAGGTGCATTGTAA
- a CDS encoding mechanosensitive ion channel family protein, whose product MMSFLNWQLLSSFLIPFLTVLLAGLIGFVIENRLQKFRQNLELQPDRFLGKYSFIIKSFRGVILTWSIVGAIALMLPGINIPSTLNILIEKILIVIALTMGTILVSRLAVNLIQLYSLENETAVSLTSLFEYLTKVLIFSIGFLIIIQSIGIKITALITAFGIGSLSIGLAFQNTLSNLISGVNIIVSRKIRPGDYIQLKDGEEGYVQDVELKYTLIKDIYNNIIVIPNAKIIDASFKNYTLDSSSILITIKIGVSYDSNLEKVEKVTLEVAKSILENTEGGDKEFEPFLRYENFDYFAINLTVYLKINEYFDKFIITHEFMKAIHHKYQEENITMAYPLKYYGASGEIMNNNSQ is encoded by the coding sequence ATGATGTCGTTTTTAAATTGGCAATTATTATCTAGTTTTTTAATTCCTTTTTTAACTGTTTTATTAGCAGGATTAATTGGTTTTGTTATAGAGAATAGATTACAGAAATTTAGACAAAACTTAGAATTACAACCTGATAGATTTTTAGGGAAATATTCTTTTATTATTAAGTCTTTTAGAGGGGTTATTTTAACTTGGTCTATTGTAGGTGCGATCGCACTTATGTTACCGGGTATTAATATTCCATCAACCTTAAATATTCTCATTGAAAAGATATTAATAGTTATTGCTTTAACTATGGGAACTATATTAGTTTCCCGTTTAGCGGTTAATTTAATTCAACTTTATAGCCTAGAAAATGAGACTGCTGTTTCATTAACTTCTTTATTTGAATATTTAACAAAAGTTCTTATTTTTAGTATTGGTTTTTTAATAATTATCCAATCTATTGGCATCAAAATTACGGCTTTAATTACTGCTTTTGGGATTGGTAGTTTATCTATTGGTTTAGCTTTTCAAAACACTTTAAGTAATCTTATTTCAGGGGTTAATATTATTGTTTCTCGCAAAATTAGACCGGGAGATTATATTCAACTAAAAGATGGAGAAGAGGGATATGTGCAGGATGTTGAATTAAAATATACTCTTATTAAAGATATTTATAATAATATAATTGTTATTCCTAATGCCAAAATTATTGATGCTAGTTTTAAGAATTATACTTTAGATAGTTCCTCCATTTTAATAACGATAAAAATTGGAGTTAGTTACGATAGTAATTTAGAAAAAGTTGAAAAAGTTACCCTAGAAGTTGCTAAATCTATTTTAGAAAATACTGAAGGAGGAGATAAAGAATTTGAGCCTTTTTTGAGATATGAAAATTTTGATTATTTTGCTATCAATTTAACGGTCTATTTAAAGATAAATGAGTATTTTGATAAGTTTATCATTACCCACGAATTTATGAAGGCAATTCATCATAAGTATCAAGAAGAAAATATCACCATGGCTTATCCACTAAAATATTATGGAGCTTCTGGAGAAATTATGAATAATAATAGTCAATAA
- a CDS encoding ATP-binding protein — protein sequence MVDLETVLSDLKAKEEIIPNPFDDVTYGNFWFEKHHQENVDSIHQPAFQQIEYQLNLLIKDKFRQTKTILLTGDAGCGKSHLLGRLKDKLNSSAYFVYIQPIEDYRYFWRHTLQYTVTSLMQIPEGEKQSQLQLWLKSLPVLNSSDWVERLLGEKRAFIRHLKNSYPAGIVEAKKFFTALYQLTTDNYDLACEWLAGEDLDEEDLQLLGLNKSIDNERLARGILSNFGRITDASKPIIICFDQIERAFSNVFNANTIFHNERLVNFLVLISITQENWQTYKRTMVQSDLARINKNIFLDDITIEEAEKLWINRLKPLHLQCHPQPNSAIYPLEKKILADNALGERINLRNALNLGGKFFAEYIDKINKIPLPTPNKKRPDFLNKWEQVFAENQQETQKLSIILDYSDEEFLEMFRYVLECLGVENINFQFLSGKNLSKGFTFTCPKTGMKKGFIINNTRSGNSFTAFMKQCEEVINKNRCQQLILIRNVDTPKTGKGAEIYQTLFQPVSKKCIHHKLNLEDLHYLFTYKKLYKYSISGDLNVNFKPILRQELLSDMLRYKILNNCSILNSLGLVKHSPEINIFEKKLINLLQHKNATSFPEIHDNIKEDIDFCDCFIPPYFFRNIILSLYKNKSIINIVNPKDTYTQWNISLLN from the coding sequence ATGGTAGATTTAGAAACAGTATTATCAGATTTAAAAGCAAAAGAAGAAATAATTCCTAATCCTTTTGATGATGTAACTTACGGTAACTTCTGGTTCGAAAAACACCATCAAGAAAATGTTGACTCCATTCATCAACCAGCATTTCAGCAAATAGAATATCAATTAAATCTACTCATCAAAGATAAATTTCGGCAAACTAAAACAATTTTATTAACAGGGGATGCAGGATGTGGAAAAAGTCATTTATTAGGGCGTTTAAAAGATAAATTAAATTCATCAGCTTATTTTGTTTATATTCAACCCATCGAAGATTATCGTTATTTTTGGCGACATACCTTACAATATACCGTCACCAGTTTAATGCAAATACCCGAAGGGGAAAAACAATCACAACTACAGCTATGGTTAAAGAGTTTACCTGTCTTAAACTCCTCTGACTGGGTAGAAAGATTATTAGGAGAAAAAAGAGCCTTTATTCGTCATTTAAAAAATAGTTATCCTGCTGGAATTGTCGAAGCAAAAAAATTCTTTACTGCTTTATACCAGTTAACTACAGATAATTATGACTTAGCCTGTGAATGGTTAGCAGGAGAAGATTTAGACGAAGAAGACTTACAACTTTTAGGGTTAAATAAATCTATTGATAATGAAAGACTAGCTAGAGGAATTTTAAGTAATTTCGGCAGAATTACCGATGCCAGTAAACCAATTATTATTTGTTTTGACCAAATTGAAAGAGCTTTTAGTAATGTTTTTAACGCTAACACAATTTTTCATAATGAACGTTTAGTCAATTTTTTAGTATTAATTAGCATTACCCAAGAAAATTGGCAAACCTATAAAAGAACCATGGTTCAATCAGATTTAGCTCGTATTAATAAAAATATTTTTCTTGATGATATAACTATCGAAGAAGCCGAAAAATTATGGATAAATCGCCTCAAACCTCTCCATCTTCAATGTCATCCTCAACCAAATTCTGCTATTTATCCTTTGGAGAAAAAAATATTAGCCGATAATGCTTTAGGAGAAAGAATAAATCTGAGAAATGCCTTAAATTTAGGCGGTAAATTCTTTGCTGAATATATAGATAAAATAAATAAAATCCCCCTACCAACTCCAAATAAAAAGCGTCCAGATTTTTTGAACAAATGGGAGCAAGTCTTTGCAGAAAATCAACAAGAAACTCAAAAGTTAAGCATTATTTTAGATTATAGCGATGAAGAATTTTTAGAAATGTTTAGATATGTTTTAGAATGTCTGGGAGTAGAAAATATTAACTTTCAATTTTTGTCAGGTAAAAATTTATCAAAAGGATTTACTTTTACTTGTCCGAAAACAGGTATGAAGAAAGGTTTTATTATTAATAATACTCGTAGCGGAAATAGTTTTACTGCTTTCATGAAACAATGTGAAGAAGTGATTAATAAAAATAGATGTCAGCAATTAATTCTTATTAGAAATGTTGACACACCAAAAACAGGAAAAGGTGCAGAAATTTATCAAACTCTATTTCAACCTGTTTCTAAGAAATGTATTCACCATAAGCTAAATTTAGAAGATTTACATTACCTTTTTACTTATAAAAAATTATACAAGTACTCAATATCAGGAGATTTAAATGTTAATTTTAAGCCTATTTTAAGACAAGAATTATTATCAGATATGCTCAGATATAAAATATTAAACAATTGTTCAATTTTAAATAGCTTAGGTTTAGTTAAACATTCTCCTGAGATAAATATTTTTGAGAAAAAGTTGATAAATCTATTACAGCATAAAAACGCAACAAGTTTTCCAGAAATTCACGATAACATCAAAGAAGATATTGATTTTTGTGATTGTTTTATTCCTCCTTATTTTTTTCGTAATATCATTTTAAGTCTGTATAAAAATAAATCAATTATTAATATTGTTAACCCTAAAGATACATATACTCAATGGAATATTTCACTCTTAAATTAG
- the cofG gene encoding 7,8-didemethyl-8-hydroxy-5-deazariboflavin synthase subunit CofG, with amino-acid sequence MAKIITYSPAYTLVPTYECFNRCSYCNFRTNPFQSPWLELETAKQILTSLEHQGIIEILILSGEIHPLSPRRKLWIERIYDLAKLALSMGFLPHTNAGVLSYEEMALLKEVNVSLGLMVEQVSPKLLDDVHKHAPTKIPQLRLQQLQWAGELKIPFTTGILMGLGESKQDRKDSLDAIALLHGQYGHIQEVILQPYQPGKKDIFQGKPLNDEEILEVIALAREILPKDIALQIPPNLLKNSQLILKSLELGVTDLGGIVPKDEVNPDYHHQKIDLLRQELLQQGYQLKPRLPVYPQYYSWLSDSLQSSLYQKIS; translated from the coding sequence ATGGCAAAGATAATCACTTACAGTCCAGCTTACACTCTTGTTCCTACTTATGAATGTTTTAATCGTTGCAGTTATTGTAATTTTCGCACAAACCCCTTTCAAAGCCCTTGGTTAGAATTAGAAACCGCAAAACAAATTTTAACTTCTTTGGAACATCAGGGAATTATAGAAATATTGATCTTAAGCGGTGAAATTCATCCTCTATCCCCTCGTCGAAAGTTATGGATAGAAAGAATATATGATTTAGCCAAATTAGCTTTATCTATGGGATTTTTACCCCATACTAATGCGGGTGTGTTGAGTTATGAGGAAATGGCTTTACTCAAGGAAGTCAATGTTTCTCTTGGTTTAATGGTAGAACAAGTTAGTCCTAAATTGTTAGATGATGTTCATAAACACGCACCTACCAAAATACCCCAATTAAGGTTACAACAACTACAATGGGCTGGAGAGCTAAAAATTCCTTTCACTACAGGCATTTTAATGGGTCTAGGAGAGTCCAAACAAGACCGTAAAGATAGTTTAGATGCGATCGCACTTTTACATGGACAATATGGGCATATTCAAGAGGTGATATTACAACCCTACCAACCGGGGAAAAAAGACATATTTCAAGGAAAGCCCCTTAATGATGAAGAAATATTGGAGGTTATCGCCCTAGCAAGGGAAATTTTACCGAAAGATATAGCTTTACAAATACCGCCAAACCTACTTAAAAATAGCCAATTAATTCTCAAATCTTTAGAATTAGGAGTGACAGATTTAGGGGGAATTGTGCCAAAAGATGAGGTAAACCCAGACTATCACCATCAAAAAATTGATTTACTCCGACAGGAATTATTACAACAAGGTTATCAACTAAAACCACGTTTGCCAGTATATCCCCAATATTATTCATGGTTATCCGACTCCCTTCAATCTTCTCTCTATCAAAAAATATCCTAG
- a CDS encoding type II toxin-antitoxin system YhaV family toxin produces the protein MKLIKINGYLIYFHPLFYQQWLELVNRVKYLKQRSAPENFVTHPDVKLLKALDQGIKDKIPKDPFASYFALKKPLQKYSRLKKMGLPSRYRLFFRVFKEANTIIILWLGFPRKERDKKDCYKVFSKMVINGNFPEDIASFLDLANNSENDN, from the coding sequence ATGAAACTCATAAAAATAAATGGATATTTAATTTACTTTCATCCCCTTTTTTATCAACAATGGTTAGAGTTAGTAAATAGAGTTAAATATCTTAAGCAAAGATCAGCACCAGAAAACTTTGTAACTCATCCAGATGTTAAACTATTAAAAGCCTTAGATCAAGGAATAAAGGATAAAATACCAAAGGATCCTTTTGCCTCTTATTTTGCCCTTAAAAAACCTTTACAAAAATATAGCCGTCTCAAAAAAATGGGTTTACCATCAAGGTATAGGCTATTTTTCCGAGTATTTAAAGAAGCAAATACAATTATTATTTTGTGGTTAGGATTTCCCCGTAAAGAAAGAGATAAAAAAGACTGCTATAAGGTATTTTCTAAGATGGTTATTAATGGCAATTTTCCTGAAGATATAGCCAGTTTTTTAGACTTGGCTAATAATTCAGAAAATGATAATTAA
- a CDS encoding M16 family metallopeptidase: MILLTQPTICPQRRSNLDLNVIPFDNGLTLIHQQIPSSQVVVADVWVNAGVTSEPESWSGISHFLEHMIFKGTKNILPGDFDYVVENSGGCANAATSYDYTHFFLTTAPQYLPKTLPYLAEILLQAEIPEDEFYVERDVVLEEIRSSYDDYDWIILQTVATILYQHHPYRRSVLGEEPLLLENTPNRMRCYHRTHYQPENMNIVLVGNIDRCSATSLVERYFQDFSVRSECPTVNFDSEPPLVDIRREKLYLPRLENPRQVMAWAGPGIENLEGAIALDLLSIILAGGRTSRLVRKLKDELGLVFDICCHFSLQKHSSLFTVTAYLSGSHNLRVEELIRQEISRLQQEAITENELKNCQRILCHDYIFSTETPEQLSALYGYYQILDKANLALQYPHVVKNLTAEKLQGYARQYLSPEYYAICDAYPCRFSPKN, encoded by the coding sequence ATGATTTTGCTAACACAACCCACAATTTGCCCTCAGCGTCGGTCTAATCTTGATTTAAATGTGATTCCATTTGACAATGGACTGACTCTAATTCATCAACAAATACCTTCTAGTCAAGTGGTTGTTGCCGATGTTTGGGTAAATGCGGGGGTAACGTCTGAACCAGAATCTTGGTCTGGGATTTCTCACTTTTTAGAGCATATGATCTTTAAGGGAACAAAAAATATTTTACCGGGAGATTTTGATTATGTAGTGGAAAATAGTGGCGGTTGTGCTAATGCGGCAACAAGTTACGATTATACTCATTTCTTTTTAACCACTGCCCCTCAATATCTACCAAAAACTTTACCTTACTTGGCAGAAATTCTTTTACAGGCGGAAATCCCTGAAGATGAGTTTTATGTTGAAAGAGATGTAGTTTTAGAAGAAATTCGCTCTAGTTATGATGATTATGACTGGATTATCTTGCAAACGGTAGCAACTATTCTTTATCAACATCACCCTTATCGTCGTTCAGTTTTAGGGGAAGAACCTCTATTATTAGAAAATACCCCCAATCGTATGCGTTGTTATCATCGCACCCACTATCAACCCGAAAATATGAATATCGTTTTGGTGGGAAATATTGACCGTTGTTCGGCTACATCCCTTGTAGAAAGATACTTTCAAGATTTTTCTGTGAGATCGGAATGTCCTACCGTTAATTTTGACAGTGAGCCCCCTTTGGTGGATATTCGCCGTGAAAAACTATACTTGCCACGTTTGGAAAATCCTCGACAAGTCATGGCATGGGCAGGCCCCGGGATTGAAAATTTAGAAGGTGCGATCGCACTTGATTTATTATCCATCATCTTAGCAGGAGGAAGAACATCTCGCCTAGTCAGAAAACTTAAAGATGAATTGGGATTAGTATTTGATATTTGTTGCCATTTCTCCCTGCAAAAACATTCTAGTTTATTCACTGTAACCGCCTATTTATCAGGGAGTCATAATCTGAGAGTTGAAGAATTAATAAGACAAGAAATTTCTCGCTTACAGCAAGAAGCAATTACAGAAAACGAGCTAAAAAATTGCCAGAGGATTTTATGTCATGACTATATCTTCTCTACTGAAACACCAGAGCAATTGTCCGCTTTATATGGTTATTATCAAATTTTAGATAAGGCGAATTTAGCTCTTCAATATCCCCATGTTGTCAAGAATTTAACCGCAGAGAAGTTACAGGGGTATGCACGTCAATATCTTTCTCCTGAATATTATGCTATCTGTGACGCTTATCCTTGTCGATTTTCTCCAAAAAATTGA